In Perca fluviatilis chromosome 19, GENO_Pfluv_1.0, whole genome shotgun sequence, the genomic window tcacaatgtagatttattagaaaagttaacatcttaacaacaacccaatgatgttgaacaatatcagaatctgtttctgtgcaaataagtaatcacagattaaataaagaacaagatacattgtattgcactttctaatgacaccataatctattttttcctttgaatatttcatacaacttccataatgggtcacaagtaatatttgggcataaaaagtgatttatattgtagctaatctgatcatgtttgcttgttcacacactgggatacaacagcttacagtagatgtgccatccacactgacagcagctgtccctaatgcacactactggctctgcttctgacactaaatcacattttataaattgtcataattctcagcacaaatctctcctttttacaaagctttctgatcaagtcaagtcagtgtcattatggcagtgccgaatcatctggcatcattaattatcccagggcatttttcatatagagcaggtcaacaccacactcttattaattcttataatactcagtcaatgagcaaccctacctgcccaaactggagttctgggctcatatagctgctgcttggtaaccttactggctcttcattgtcactgttagcagcaaactggactagtgCTAAAATGTCAGTTGAATTGAAAGCGACGACAGCAGGTTGAAATTTCAGTTGAAGGTGACGCACTGACGATATTAAAAGTGTGCGCAATCTAAGCCAGGGGTTGATGCATAGACCgtataagtgaagccaaaacatctggatcgcccccccccccatgttagCAGACAGGACATtggccaaattaaaaaaatcaaatacatCTTTCCCAAATatggtttcttttattttatgttgtagttatcacgctgatgtttgttcaagtgttttGAAGCATTTTCCTGATACGTTTGGTTTGTATTGGtcatttgatgctataaaaatggggtgaaacgtcatgattgacagctgtgactgACTCACTATTGGTCGGACGGGCGATGGGCGGGACTTCAATACCGCGGCGCCATTGCCCGATCACTGCTGCGCTGGTTATTTTGTCTTCTCTTCTGTACaatgggaggaagtggagatgcGTCatccatccttttttttttttttttacagtctatgttctAAGCAGTTGAAGTGACAGTTGGCATGTCAAATCTGACAGCAGTTAAAATGTCTGTTTAGTTAGAGATAAAGGCAGTTGAAATATCAGATGAGAGTAAAACAGAGTGAATGTGTCAGTGCATGCTCTGAAAGCAGTTGAAATGTCCTTTTGAAGTGTAAGCAGCCCGAGTCGAAGGTGAAGGCAGTCGAAACGTCAGTTAACGTAATGGGTGAAAGCATTTGAAGTGTCAGGGCACATTTGTTACTGCACACCACGTGCGGTTTTCTTTCACGTCACATATTCAAACAGGCTGGTGTGCAGCACACACATCCTAGAACAGGACTTTGTTCTTCACTGATCGAGCTGGTGAACGCGCCATAATGATTTCTACGGTTGTTGTGAAATAACACTCTGACCTGCACGGATTTCTCAATTTTGCACTTGGCTGAACTCCCTCTCTCCTGTTGAGAGAGGCATATCGGTTACACAACCCCACAGCTAAAACAGCTagagcacacacgcacacacacacacacacacacacacacacggtcattCACCTTTGTCCTCGGGTGGAGTCAGTGAGTTAGATCATCATATCTGTTTGCTGCTCCTGCGGTGTGTTTGGTTGGAGTGTGGGGGCTTATTGTATGATCTCTAAACCTCCTGGAAAAGTTCTGGCCGAGAAAACAGGTCTTTGTATGAGCTGCACAAAAGCGAAAGCCAACTCAAACAGGAACAAAATGCCTTATTCTCGCTGTTTGGAAACACAGACTGGTGATAACGTAACATCTCAGCCCCAGTCATTGTATCCGTTCATTCCATAGCCTACAACAGAGACACTTCTTCCTTTTCACAACAGCATTCGTCATGAACATCTGCATGCAGCTCGATGTTGCAAGCTCTGCCAAAGACCAGGATGTGCTGCGTACACACTGATCACACactgacataaacacacactgacaccaTGACAGAGGCACAGCTGTGGTTTGGGGGTCTTTTTGTGCTGATCGGTGAACCAGCAGCACATTCCGTTACAGCTCAAGATTGTGGTTGTTTTGAaatgcaacaataaaaaaaaagcagcgcTGTTGTATGTTTTAACTCCAGATGTGTAGCACATCTTCACGTCTTTCTGTCAGACTGCTGATATCTCATCTGTCACCGTCAGGTCAGGTTTGCCAAATGGTAACGGCTCTTCGTGGACACCACCATGGCAGACATCTGCTTTGCCCGCTCAGTGAGAAAAATCTCCTTACTGtaccttccatccatccatccatccatccaatccatccatccatccatccatccattcatcgcTCTTTCTTGGCCCGCTTCCCTGCGTGTACTGAACCCTGGTTGTAATGGAGCTTGTAAAATGTTGCCATGGGATATATCTCTGTCAAATCAAGGCAgcctacggtggccgggaagtgcaatgcaacattacaaagaatgaaacacttttacattttggaaaacaaatttacattttggaaaacaaaataacattttagaaaacaaatttacattttggaaaacaaaataacattttagaaaacaaatttacattttagaaaacaaatttacattttggaaaacaaaataacattttagaaaacaaatttacattttggaaaacaaaataacattttcgaaaacaaatttacattttagaaaacaaatttacattttggaaaacaaaataacattttagaaaacaaatttacattttcgaaaacaaattaacaagatgcaaaacacttttaccagtcccgaaacaaatttacaaatgacagattcttcacggaaagggaatgtaccacataccggaagtgatgaggttttgtatacatgtcgccttgactacggcagttatggatcgaatgcgtcaatagagccgccatcttggaacaggggaggcactcccttatatactgtctatgggccgtccttaatgcatcagcgtcaatgtaggcaaaggtctaacggaaataaaatcactataaatcgtcaaaatctcatgcgatgttctagtttttttaaacaaaaagacaaagagactaattaatgtgttaatacaaagaatatttattataatcagttcacagatatgagtacaaacggaaacttcacccttctgaactaagaggttctgcttcaaagtgaagtttaaacagactgaaatgtccaggctcactcccccactaatgattcatttatttctgcatgtatttatttatttaacgagactttaagtcgtgtttcgtcgtccacagtccgagtcccgccagactccctttaggaaacctgtgatttaaacttcagcaggctgtgacagtccgctccgttcagtcctggatctgattctcccgggcttcccttccctccagcgggcccagcaatacggcctgggtctccagctgcgtggtgtcggttttggctcccaggaatgggcagtgagctccaggtcctgcagctgcagacggactcagctgcccccccgctgtagcttcgatccggccgcggctgtcgatacgttccctgtttttccaatgtttccgtcaggtccgcgtcatataaaaactcaaaacaccgaccacacgtaaagtcaccataaacttcattcacgccatatactcactcacaacaacacaaattgactgcgctcaccaacaacacctcatcacttccggtatgtggtacattccctttccgtgaagaatctgtcatttgtaaatttgtttcgggactggtaaaagtgttttgcatcttgttaatttgttttctaaaatgtaaatttgttttctaaaatgtaaatttgttttctaaaatgttattttgttttccaaaatgtaaatttgttttctaaaacgtaaatttgttttcgaaaatgttattttgttttccaaaatgtaaatttgttttcaaacgtaaaatttgttttcgaaaatgttattttgttttccaaaatgtaaatttgttttctaaaatgttattttgttttccaaaatgtaaatttgttttctaaaatgttattttgttttccaaaatgtaaatttgttttccaaaatgtaaatttgttttccaaaatgtaaatttgtctcgagctttgtaaaagtgtttcattctttgtaatgttgcattgcacttcccggccaccgtagcagCATGATGCTAAGGCACGGCTGTACACGGGAGGACAATGTGCACAataagacgtgggattcatttCTGGCCGACTGTGCATGGCACAGCTTTTATTTAAGGAAGAAAAGACTTTAAGGGTCAGTGGTGGACTAAATGACTTGTTAGGGTGGACACTGTTTGCAGCGTGAGATCAGCAGCAAAACAATTCCCATATCTACACCCATATCAGCAAAAGATgataaaaaaaggattttgaaAGTCCCTTCATGAACGCTAACAGATACACTTTGTCTTCATCTTCTTTAGTTCATATGCCAGATGTGGATTTGGTGAAATTAACAGCTGTAGCTGCTAACAAAGCCACAGTCTGTTAGTTTGACagactgtgtgtttctgttctaAAAATAAAGGGTGCACATGTGAAGCTCTGTTTTCCAATGAGGACAGCGaaacagagaggacagacaggcaggaaaTGAGTTTATTTAACCCAGAAAGCTTAAACGTTGAGAAATCGTTCTCCTTGTGCTCAAACAAGTGACCAAAATGAAGGCTGTCAACAAgaaaatttgattttaacttcaagaaaagcaaagaaaaaccaTTTCCatcggggtttttttttttatggaataaGCTCCTAACTCTAGCTTTCCGGGATAAAATGTGAAAGCATATCCTTGTTTGGTCATTGGCAAGCGGCCACGGTGTGAGAGGAATGATATTGACAAAAAAAGAGGCAACCTCACACCGCCTTAGTATCATTAAAGTTAGATAACAACACACATTAGCTGTCTGTGTACACTGCAAATGTTTCATCTAAATAACAGCGACAGCACCGCTGCCAGCATTCAGTCAATGAATGAGGTTCACTTATTTATAAAGTAGAAATGCTATCAACGGGAGCTCGGCCCGCAGCCACTAAGAAGGTGCTAGAAAATGGAAGCGGAGTCCTGCCAGACGATGCAGGCTTCCCCTCAAATATGTCGGCTTCAAAGAGAAACAGATAATTGGGAACACAACTTTGAGGATTGGTGGGGGGAAACGGCTGGAACAATGCGTGTGGCCCTCCCCACGCTGCAGGAGTCAGTTCACACCAAGAGCATTATGGTTTCCTGACTCATTTCAGACTCTGCATGAGAAAGGCAGATTATTTGAGTTGAAAACAAACAAGGGAGAACAGCTAGGCTGGCtccatgcaacgctaccaaaaTCAAGCATATTACTGGAAttgtcaaactattcttttaaacTCCGAAATtagttttattattgtattgctCCTCTAGTGGGcaacctgttttttttgtttttttttatgtgtgaaatCTGTTTTTGGTTGAAATGCGTGCTGTTTTCCAGAAAAAGGTTCAGCATCTTGCACTCTCTTATAAATGAATCGTTCTCCTAATTTGTGTTCCTAATACCTCTTTAAATGTGGAGGTAAAGTGAAAGGCTCCTTTTGAAATCAGCGTTAAAGCATATGATCAATAGCGTTTGTGCTTTTCTATGGTTTGCTATAAGAAGCTCACATTATGCACTGTAAATCACTCAGGTATGCATCTTTTCCATTTGCAGGACCTGGACCTGAAACTGAACTGCGGCCTCGAGCGGTGCGTTCAAGTGCCTGTCAAGAGCACACAAACCTTCACAACCGCCTGGATGTAGTGGAGAAGGTGCTGTTTCCAAACCAAGCTTAAATTCAGCACTGAGTTGTTTGAAACCGGTTTCCGGGGTGTTTTTACCCCTGGTCTTGTCATCTTCATTATGAAATGTCAGCTTTCTCTCCATCTAAGGCAGCCAAAACAAATCCTCGGCATTTCCTTTCAAGGATAAGCTGTTGACAAAGCCGTGGCTCACTGCCACATCCAAAGTCACTTactgtgcaaaaaaaaatgatttctcAACTTTCCCCCCAAAGCTCTGATAAATTAGTTCACATTCATCTGACAAACCCCACGCTTACTTTGACCCTACCTTACTAACTGTTTTATTCATATGAATAAGTGACTGTATTATTCATGGGTGATGGCTCTATTATTCATACTACAACTTATTAATGTATTATTCATATGTCAACTGCACAACTATGTCTTCTGCCCCCTGCAGAAAGTGGAGGACACGGTTGAGAAGTTGGAGGTTGAGCTGGCTGCTCTTCTGGATGCCATTGAAGCCCCAGAGTGGCGCCCCCTGTTGGACAACACAGGGAAGACAGCCGTGGACATCCTGGAAGACCCTGGGCAGTTAAACCAACCAGGAAACGGGGGTGGAACAGCGATTCAAGAACCCTTTTGAACATAGACTTCGAAGGATCCAATCCTTGTCCATGATTTAAACACAAGAAAGTAAACTGTCTGTATGCATAAACTGTATCTGTAGCAAAATTAAGTTTGTATCCTAAAAGAGGAGGCACAAGAAGGCCAAGCTTGTCTGCATTATTTACTCTTCCTAATCCTGTGACAGACTTATCTCTTTCCCAGTCACAGCTTCAGTCCTAGATTCTTTCCCCTGCAGTCAACAGTGGTACGGCTCATGTTGACAATGCTATTCAAAGAGATGAATTCACTTTGGACGCCTCTGCTCAGTCACTTCGTACCCCTGCTCTTCATCGCCCTCCTCTGTCTGCAGACAAACTGTTGGAAATGACAAAGACACTGAGACACAAAATTACTGGAAGGAGATTTATTTCTTTATCAAAGCAGTTaaagcagcattttttttttcaaacacacGGAGCAGTTTCAGTTGGTACAGAAACAAGGCTTTTCACTGATTCTCCGTCAAAATTCCTGCAGCACAAGAACATTATGCAAAATAGGAtcaagaggaggaaaagagtggcaaaaataacattttattcttATCGATTTCTTTTTCTCAACAGGGCACTGAGATTCAAACTGTATCCACAGAGTTAAGACATCTACAGTATGGTACGCCTCGAGAGCATCCATCACAAAACGGCTGAATAGGAGACATGCTGTTGCTGGTCATACACTAGcacaatgccttttttttttggaaacacCTAACAGCATCCAGAACATTAGCACATAAAGAAACATGTCAGGAGGGTTTGCAAGCACGGTCCAATTAGAAATGATCACTGATATCAAGGAACAAATGCCAAAACTGGAGATTAGTAATGCAACTTAGAGAAAGGCTACAGTACACTTAAATGGACTGTCAAAATCAGTTATCCATTTACAAATGATTAACTTACTGTATAATTACACATCCACTTCAGGTCTATGTTGATTCTGATGGTGTGTCGACTGATTTAATGAGTCTTAGAAATAACTGAGCTTTCTTTTTCCACAAATGAGACATTCAGTGTTTTAATAATGCAGCAAATTCTGTGTTGGGGTAAAGTAAAAACCTGCCCCAGTTCCAAATAAACTTCCTTTGCTGCACAGTCAATAACGCAACACTTAACCCACAACGGAGCATCACTACATAACTGCTGACCTCATTCCACTCATCCAGCAAAGGTATGAGCCTGTATACTTGAACAAAGCATTAAGACAACCTACAGGATGCCAAAAGGTACTGCATATCATCTAAAAATATCATGCCGTCCATATAACAGTGGGATTATATGATTTTGTACAGTTTAAAGTTCACAAAACTCACTGTCCAGAAACAGTCACGCAGGCCAGTTATACTCTGATTTGGACTGTGTCTATAAATCAGGTGAGCTATTACCAAAAGCTTGTGCATGCACAAATCAGCCAGTAGGGCTCAAGCTCCAGGCTTTGGCAAAAACCGGCTTATAATTGTAAGGGTACATGCAAAATAAGCGCAGGGCTCGAGACTATTAAATTCATCATATATTTTGGCAGACTTGGAAGATGCCACTTTATATCCCTTTAAAGAAGCTTCTTAATCTAATCATAATGTCTAgtgtttaaagaaattcttcaacattttgggaaatatgcttatttgctttctttctgagaGTGACATGAGAAGATGGAGACCACTCTCATGTTCTGTGCATTAAGTATGAAGCTGTGGCTAGGAGGcaattagcctagcttagcataaagactggaagcagagcAGCCGCTTCAAACTACAAGACCAGGGGCCACATGGCCGACAGAGGAAGCCAAGCTAGCACGTTTGCTAGCAAGCTAATCTGCTGTTCCATTGTCCGTCGGAACTATTACTACCACTACTAAGCAAATTAATTTACAGAAAAACTAATTGGTGACATTACTCGTTACTTAGCCAAGGTAAAGGTTAAAGGTGCCTTCAAACGACTCAAAACTGACCATTAGCTGCTAGCTTAATGTTAGCCCCGGTGTCTGCCCGCAGGACTGGTGATTCCTGAATGTGaattttgctaacattagcaagcCAGCTAAGAACACACAACATGTTACTAAGAAAACTTTggaatatacacatacacatttccCCTCTTGGTTGAGGCTAACTTCCTCACCACCACCCCTCCCTGTACCAAGCTAACGTACTGGTCTGTCAACTGAACGTAGAGAGACCAAACTGAGATGAACCCTCCATTATCAAACAACCGCAGGACAGCGAACAAGCCCATGCCtttattgttaaattgttattaCAATGCTACAATGTAGCTACGATCACAATGTAGATCACAATTTGCTGTGTATTTGTTAATACTATATCATgagtttttattaaaaatgtataatggTGACACTATGCTGCTGTAAAATGATTATTTAAAAGtctgttgtcattttatttaaataagaaTGTATTAGAGCTCTGCTTTTTTATTATAAGTTTTTTTGGCCAGTCTTTTACTGGGCACCCCTCATATTTAAGACACCAGAACAGGAATACAGAAGTTACAAGGTAACTTAGGCTACTGAAGGCACTCTTAACTGTAGTTTTTTACACAATACAAGGTTTCACACTACGTGTAACCCAGCTAGTAAGAACTCTCTGTAAATGTAACTTCGGCTGCATCCGTCTTTCATGTGACCAGCGCCTTGCACTCCCTCGAGAGTCTCCTGAAACTGCCTGGCTCTCTTCAAAGTTTAGTATCCACCTacaacacctctaaagctcacacATAAAGACAAGACAATGTATCTTATTTTAAATCTGTACACAAAATGTATAATTTGTGGTTTTAGAGCACACTACTTTTGCCATCCATCCAGGACTTCTGTGCAGCATTTCTGGAAATTCACAGCTGTTGTTCGCCTAATAGAGCATACAACTTCCACCTCAAATGAATTTGAAATGGGTCATTTTTAacattactgtgtgtgtatggattaaacaaacaaataatagTGAGCTTTAGTGTGTCCTGGAACAGGGAtttttttggacagagccaggctggcTGCTTTTCCCTGTttcaagtctttatgctaagctacgcTAATCGTCTCTCAGGTTCGTACTTAACGCACAGACATCAGAGTGGCATCAGTCTTCTTGTAAAGATAGCCAATAGGCGTATTTCCCCAAATGTATAACTATTACTTTAAGGCCCCCCTCTTACCTGAAATAGATACTTTATACATAATCACAATATGATTGTATAAATGATAGTATTTTCACTTGCAGAAGGAACATTGACTTCATGTTATACTGGGAAAAAAGAGACGCACACATTTAAAGTTCCTTAGAAATGGTTATGCAAATGGTAGAAAAGCTTTGGCATTTTTTGCCCACAAGTTGTGCCTGCACACTTGGAAAGAAGAGTAGAACGAAGCAGTATGAAGCTCCACACAGCTCTTTCTTTAGTTTATATGTCGAGTTCGCAGTCCCACATAAAACTGTGGTGAGTTGAATTACCTACACTGTATGCTATTTACATGGTTTTCATTCTATTAGGCCTTAGGTGAACCTTTGCTACATGTTCCCAGGTGTTCAGACTGAGATTAATGGTACCACCTTAAAAGTACCAATATCACTAGGACAGTCTTAGACTAGCTCATCTATACAGTTTGAAGTACCAACAGGGCACAGCTAAACATTTAAGTACAGCCCTGAAACAAGCTCTACAGGGAGATGATCTTCATACTAACCAAGCACTTAAAGAGATGATGATGTCTAGTCAAGTAAACAGAGCTTTCTAACAGATTCTTAAAAGATGTGATTGTTGGTGATTGGCATTTACAGTATTACCCAGAGCAGTTTCTGAATGCTTTCTGAGTCAGAGCATGGTGCAGGGCTAAAACACTACATCTTGGTAACCATTAAGGACACGGTGACAAGCAAAAGCCtttcattctgattgctgtactGATTTCCCATAAAGTGCAGTACCTTatcatcctaaaaaaaaaaaaaaaaagctcagagAAAGAATAGTAGTCTAACACTTAAATAGGAAAATCAAACTAACATTTGGACCTATAATGCATCCATGGCTACAGCGTGATTAACGATTACTGATTATCATTAACAGGTACCACTTTAAACAGGTTACCAACATGAAACCAGCCACACTTTCTTGGGGGACGGAAAACAGCCATGAACACTTGCGGAAAATGTGTCTCGCAAAGGTGTTGCAACAGGAGGAAGGTGCTCCAGGAGAAACTATTGTTCTAAATTAGGGCACACGTTATGAAAGAGGCTGGGTGGGAGAGTGAACTGAAGACACAGGCAATAACTTAAACTGAGTGCCTGCGTGTGCTAAATAATTCAGTCGTCCCCATCAGATTTTGAACAGGAAGGCTGAGAGGGAAGGCGTCTCCACCGAAACCAacaaccccccaaaaaacgCGGACTGCTATTGCTCGGGATGTCATCATGCTCGTGGAGCTTTCTGCTCATGAACAACACCTCCTAGTAAGGGATACCTTATATAGTCATGCTATACTGTAACATTGCATAGAAGTTAGATCTTACTCTAGGGCAGATGGGTACAGTAGGCGGGGACTGTCTGGAAATCTGCTTCATTCATGCCCTACCGGAAGAATGCTACAGAAGGAAAAAAGGAGGGGAAATGGTGGGAGCCATTTTGGGTCCTGCTCTGCGTCAGTCTGTGCGTTTCCTCCGCTCCTGGCTACAACAGAGGAGAGAAGTGAGGGTGTATTTATTGGCATGGCACAAACACTGCAGCAGCCAGAGAGACTTGCGATCGTCACTGTCAGGCGATGTGGCGCTAGCAGCTCCCAGGGGAGGAGCAGACCGAGCCGCACATGCTCCGTTTGGAGGAGGACTCAGGCTCCGGCTCCGgatctggttctggctctggtGCATCGTCGTCGGTGGCCCCGCCTTCAGCCTCTCCGTCCCCGGCCTCTCCGTCCCCGTCTCCACTGGCATCATCGCCGCCGGCCTCCTCTGGCTGACCTTCCTCCGGACGCCTTTTCAACCTGGGACAgataaagaaacacacacagaaacacatttatAATCATACAACCTGCATTAATAcgtatatgcatatatacacCATATGGAAACCTCTTATGGCAAGTTTAATTTCCATGTTTTCCATTCTTTGTGTCTGTGACCAGCcgggcaatgcattctggtagtgtTGCGGCAACTTTCGAGCAGCGGGGAGTCGAGTTGCCCGCTCAACATTTGCAAAACGCTGAGGTCCTGGCTTCTTTATGCGAATCAGGGGCATCCAGCTCGACTCGCCACCTCTCGAAAATTcacaaaaatctttaaaaactgaCCACTGTCGATCTTAAAGGTTCCATGggatgaaaatttcactttatgatgttttttaacattaatatgcttatgaggtcataaggagcaaggttacctcccctttctttgctttgcccgtccagagaatttggcccgcccatgagagagagagatatcatggctttcaaacgagcaaagtggcagttggtcaaggccacacccccaccctccaccttgccccccacccccatctctcttcctcagacacagaaatggtacatactaaggaaagctcattgtgggactggctctagtggctgtaattctgcaccaaggctgaatttcaggaaagagacttcagatacagtattaggggaccactaaggcctatataaaagagacttcagatacagtattaggggaccactaaggtctatataaaagagacttcagatacagtattaggggaccactaagacctataaaagagacttcagatacattattaggggaccactaaggcctatataaaagagacttcagatacagtattaggggaccactaaggtctatataaaagagacttcagatacattattaggggaccactaaggcctatataaaagagacttcagatacagtattaggggaccactaaggcctatataaaagagacttcagatacattattaggg contains:
- the LOC120547700 gene encoding placenta-specific protein 9-like is translated as MTCPFTSSVGLLFLLIGYAAAGPGPETELRPRAVRSSACQEHTNLHNRLDVVEKKVEDTVEKLEVELAALLDAIEAPEWRPLLDNTGKTAVDILEDPGQLNQPGNGGGTAIQEPF